In one Nicotiana tomentosiformis chromosome 6, ASM39032v3, whole genome shotgun sequence genomic region, the following are encoded:
- the LOC104091626 gene encoding nuclear pore complex protein NUP50A-like isoform X1 yields MGDAESLQPSKKRAAVKELSRDNPGLDDDNESSEQESGTFKRASDEVMASRRIVKVRKTPSTTTTHSSNPFAGIRFVPPTDASTTPAVTITKVVSGTITSKKPEESNDQSEATKEEEPYVNREADHEKETDGKAKLPENGSDESKADENVDKEKVDNPDEPNIPESTEKKAAESEKIEDTKAATVVEKTANDVEVEGNKTENEEEKHVGNGKNEKGAETAFFSSFQQLSSSQNAFTGLAGTGFSNTAFSFGASSKEGSPLGFGSESGAGSGSIFGVKNDQSSFGLSLPTNGNVSLFGNSGSSSVNKGEGIGIPSMQEFSVETGEENEKAIFTADSAALFEFLNGGWKERGKGELKVNISSTETRKARLVMRTRGNYRLILNANLYPEMKLTSMDKKGVTFACMNSAGDGKDGLSTIALKFKDTSIVEEFRAVVMEHKDKMTGSLKTPQNSP; encoded by the coding sequence ATGGGGGATGCAGAGTCTCTTCAACCATCAAAGAAAAGGGCTGCTGTAAAGGAATTATCGCGAGATAATCCTGGTCTTGATGATGATAATGAGTCATCTGAGCAGGAGAGTGGAACTTTCAAGAGAGCAAGTGATGAGGTGATGGCAAGTAGGAGAATTGTCAAAGTCCGTAAAACGCCATCGACTACAACTACTCATTCTTCTAACCCTTTTGCGGGGATTCGATTTGTTCCACCTACTGATGCCAGTACAACTCCTGCTGTGACCATAACTAAAGTTGTGAGTGGGACAATAACTTCCAAGAAACCAGAAGAATCAAATGATCAAAGTGAGGCAACTAAAGAGGAAGAACCTTATGTGAATAGGGAAGCTGATCATGAGAAGGAAACTGATGGAAAGGCTAAGCTACCAGAAAACGGATCTGATGAGTCCAAAGCTGATGAAAATGTTGATAAGGAGAAAGTTGATAATCCCGATGAGCCTAACATACCTGAATCTACTGAAAAGAAGGCAGCGGAAAGTGAGAAAATCGAAGATACCAAGGCAGCCACAGTAGTGGAGAAGACTGCAAATGATGTAGAAGTGGAAGGCAATAAGACCGAGAATGAAGAGGAAAAACATGTGGGCAATGGAAAAAATGAAAAGGGTGCTGAAACTGCATTTTTTAGCTCGTTCCAACAGCTCTCTAGTAGCCAAAATGCTTTCACAGGACTTGCAGGAACTGGGTTCTCCAATACTGCGTTCTCGTTTGGAGCTAGTTCGAAAGAGGGATCTCCACTAGGATTTGGTTCTGAATCTGGTGCTGGTTCTGGTTCTATCTTTGGAGTAAAAAATGACCAGTCATCTTTTGGTCTTAGTCTTCCCACTAATGGAAATGTTTCTCTGTTTGGTAACTCAGGTTCATCCAGCGTTAACAAGGGCGAGGGAATTGGAATTCCTTCCATGCAAGAGTTTTCTGTTGAAACTGGGGAGGAGAATGAAAAGGCTATCTTTACAGCTGACTCTGCTGCGCTGTTTGAATTTCTTAATGGAGGGTGGAAGGAGCGTGGAAAGGGAGAGCTGAAGGTCAATATATCTTCAACTGAGACTAGAAAAGCTAGACTTGTTATGAGAACCAGAGGAAATTACAGGTTGATTTTGAATGCTAACCTTTATCCTGAAATGAAGCTCACAAGTATGGACAAAAAGGGTGTCACTTTTGCTTGTATGAATAGTGCTGGTGACGGGAAAGATGGACTTTCAACAATTGCTTTGAAGTTTAAGGATACCTCTATTGTTGAGGAGTTTCGAGCTGTTGTGATGGAACATAAAGATAAGATGACAGGCTCTTTGAAGACACCACAAAATTCTCCTTAA
- the LOC104091626 gene encoding nuclear pore complex protein NUP50B-like isoform X2, with the protein MGDAESLQPSKKRAAVKELSRDNPGLDDDNESSEQESGTFKRASDEVMASRRIVKVRKTPSTTTTHSSNPFAGIRFVPPTDASTTPAVTITKVVSGTITSKKPEESNDQSEATKEEEPYVNREADHEKETDGKAKLPENGSDESKADENVDKEKVDNPDEPNIPESTEKKAAESEKIEDTKAATVVEKTANDVEVEGNKTENEEEKHVGNGKNEKGAETAFFSSFQQLSSSQNAFTGLAGTGFSNTAFSFGASSKEGSPLGFGSESGSSSVNKGEGIGIPSMQEFSVETGEENEKAIFTADSAALFEFLNGGWKERGKGELKVNISSTETRKARLVMRTRGNYRLILNANLYPEMKLTSMDKKGVTFACMNSAGDGKDGLSTIALKFKDTSIVEEFRAVVMEHKDKMTGSLKTPQNSP; encoded by the exons ATGGGGGATGCAGAGTCTCTTCAACCATCAAAGAAAAGGGCTGCTGTAAAGGAATTATCGCGAGATAATCCTGGTCTTGATGATGATAATGAGTCATCTGAGCAGGAGAGTGGAACTTTCAAGAGAGCAAGTGATGAGGTGATGGCAAGTAGGAGAATTGTCAAAGTCCGTAAAACGCCATCGACTACAACTACTCATTCTTCTAACCCTTTTGCGGGGATTCGATTTGTTCCACCTACTGATGCCAGTACAACTCCTGCTGTGACCATAACTAAAGTTGTGAGTGGGACAATAACTTCCAAGAAACCAGAAGAATCAAATGATCAAAGTGAGGCAACTAAAGAGGAAGAACCTTATGTGAATAGGGAAGCTGATCATGAGAAGGAAACTGATGGAAAGGCTAAGCTACCAGAAAACGGATCTGATGAGTCCAAAGCTGATGAAAATGTTGATAAGGAGAAAGTTGATAATCCCGATGAGCCTAACATACCTGAATCTACTGAAAAGAAGGCAGCGGAAAGTGAGAAAATCGAAGATACCAAGGCAGCCACAGTAGTGGAGAAGACTGCAAATGATGTAGAAGTGGAAGGCAATAAGACCGAGAATGAAGAGGAAAAACATGTGGGCAATGGAAAAAATGAAAAGGGTGCTGAAACTGCATTTTTTAGCTCGTTCCAACAGCTCTCTAGTAGCCAAAATGCTTTCACAGGACTTGCAGGAACTGGGTTCTCCAATACTGCGTTCTCGTTTGGAGCTAGTTCGAAAGAGGGATCTCCACTAGGATTTGGTTCTGAATCTG GTTCATCCAGCGTTAACAAGGGCGAGGGAATTGGAATTCCTTCCATGCAAGAGTTTTCTGTTGAAACTGGGGAGGAGAATGAAAAGGCTATCTTTACAGCTGACTCTGCTGCGCTGTTTGAATTTCTTAATGGAGGGTGGAAGGAGCGTGGAAAGGGAGAGCTGAAGGTCAATATATCTTCAACTGAGACTAGAAAAGCTAGACTTGTTATGAGAACCAGAGGAAATTACAGGTTGATTTTGAATGCTAACCTTTATCCTGAAATGAAGCTCACAAGTATGGACAAAAAGGGTGTCACTTTTGCTTGTATGAATAGTGCTGGTGACGGGAAAGATGGACTTTCAACAATTGCTTTGAAGTTTAAGGATACCTCTATTGTTGAGGAGTTTCGAGCTGTTGTGATGGAACATAAAGATAAGATGACAGGCTCTTTGAAGACACCACAAAATTCTCCTTAA